TTCCGGTCTTGCCATCCCGGAGATGGCGGAAGCCGCGGGCGCGGGCACACTGAAAGCGCTCTACGTGGTCGGCGCGAACCCCGTCGCTCGCTTTCAGATCGATCCCTTCGTGCTGCGCAACACCTTTACCGTCGTGCAGGAGATGTTTCTCACGGAGACGGCGCTGCTCGCCGACGTTGTCCTTCCCGCGGCCTGCGCCTATGAGAAATCGGGAACGTTCACGAACACCTGCGGCGACTTGCAGGCGCTCAGCAAGGCAGGCGATTTCGCCGGCGCCAAGCCCGACTTTGAGCTCATCGTACGTCTGGCGGACCGCATGGGATTCGACGTTCGCCGTCTCGTACCTGTGGCGCCTGGCGAAGGGATGCGTGCCGACATGGGACAGTCCCGCGGAGCTCAATCCGGCGAAGCCGACCGCCACGGCGTCTGGCTGCGCGCACACGGCCTCGAGCCCAGGCTCAGCCCGCTCGATCCCGCTGCGATCCTCGACGAGATCCAGCGCCTCGTCCCCGGCTACGCCTTCTCGCGCGCTAACCTGCTCGCCGGCAACGATATACATCTTGATTCCGCCGAGCGCGGCGCCGCAGGCCTGAGCCGGTCCGGCCTTATCGTGCCCGCGGCCGACTCGCTGTTTACCTCGGGCACGCTGGGCCGCTATTCGCGCACGCTGAACTCCGTGATCGAGAACCCGCGCCGCGCAGCGCGAGAGGAGGCCGCCGACTGAACCCGGCCGGCCGTATCCATTAAGGACGCATGGACTGGAAGACCTACATCGCGCTCAGCCTGGGCAAGACAGTGATCTTCTTCGTGATCCTATTGACGGCGGTTGCCTATACCGTCCTGCTGGAGCGCAAGCTGGTGGCCCGCATCCAGAACCGCTGGGGACCCACGCGCGTCGGTCCTTTCGGCCTGCTGCAGCCGCTGGCCGACGGCTTGAAGTTCATCTTCAAGGAAGACCTGATCCCCGCGAACGTTTATAAGCCGCTGTACGTGCTTGCGCCCATGCTCTCGCTCACGGTGGCACTGATGGCGATTGCGGTGATTCCGGTCGGCGAACGCGTTCGACTTCCCCGCCTCGGCATCGAGACGCCGCTCCAGATCACTGACGTCAACATCGGCCTGCTTTTCTTGCTGGGCGTGACCTCGGTCGGCGTCTACGGCGTGGCGCTCGCCGGCTGGTCGTCCAACTCCAAGTATTCGCTGCTCGGCTCGCTGCGCGCCAGCGCCCAGATGATCAGCTACGAGCTCTCGCTCGGCCTGTCCCTGGTCGGCGTGCTCATTCTCTCCGGTACGCTCAGCTTGCGCGAGATCGTGGACGCGCAGGCGGGCACGTGGTTCGGCTTCCTCCCCCGCTGGAACATTTTTCCCCAGGCGCTCGGCTTCTTCATCTATCTGACCGCGGCCTTCGCCGAAACCAACCGTATCCCGTTTGACCTTCCGGAGAGCGAGACCGAACTCGTGGCCGGCTATCACACCGAGTACAGCGCCATGAAGTTCGCCATGTTTTTCATGGCCGAGTACATCAACATGTTCACCGTAAGCTGCGTGGCCACCCTGCTGTTCTTCGGCGGATGGCACGGCCCGGTTTTCGGACCGCCGGCATTGCAGGCGGTCTTGCCGTTGCTGTGGTTCGTCGTCAAGGTGTTTTTCTTCATCTTCCTGTACATCTGGATCCGCGGAACGCTGCCGCGTTTCCGCTACGACCAGTTGATGGCCTTCGGCTGGAAGGTTCTGTTGCCCTTGGCATTGTTCAACGTGATGGCCACCGGCCTCATCGTGGCGTGGAGAGGCTGAGATGCTGCATCAGGCGCTGTTCCTCATCTTCGCCCTCATCGCCGTAGCGGGTGCAATCAACCTCCTGGCGCAGCGCCATCCCATCAACAGCGCTCTGTCGCTCATCGTGGTGATGGTCTCGCTTTCTGTGCTCTATCTCATGCTGGGCGCAGAGTTCGTTGCCGCCGTCCAGGTCATCGTCTACGCCGGCGCCATCATGGTGTTGTTCGTCTTCACCATCATGCTGCTGAACGCCGGCGAGGAGGAGCGCACCGACGGCAGCCGCGTGGCGGCGCGCTTCGGCTATCCCGCCGCCGCACTCTTTGTCGTCCTGCTGGCCTGGGTCGTTACTCGCCACGGGCACTCCTTGCCCGTCCGTCTGGGCGAGTTCCTGGGCTCCACGCAGGATGTCGCCCGCCTGCTCTTCCGCGATTTCCTGCTGCCCTTTGAGGTGACCTCAGTGCTGATCCTGGTGGCCATCATGGGCGCGGTCGTGCTGGCCCGGAGGGAGCCGTAATGGTCCCCATCTCCTGGTACCTGGTGCTGAGCGCCATCCTGTTCGGGCTGGGAGCTGCCGGCTTCCTGCTCAAACGCAACATCATCACCCTGTTCATGTCCATTGAGCTGATGCTCAACGCCGTCAACCTTTCCTTCGTGGCGTTTGCCACGCAGTGGAAGGCGTTGAGCGGGCACGTGTTCGTCTTCTTTGTGATGGTGGTGGCGGCAGCGGAAGCGGCCGTAGGCCTGGCCATCATCATCGCGGTCTTCCGCACCCGCCAAACGCTCAATGCCGATCGGGTGAACCTGCTGAAGCTATGAACCTCTGGCTCATCCCGTTGCTGCCGCTCGCCGGCGCTCTGATCAACGGCTTGTTCGGCCGCCGCTTCTCCGGCCGCACCGTCACTGCTGTGGCCCTGGCGGCCTCGGGCGCTTCGTTCGCATGGTCGCTGCGCGTTGCGGGGGCGTTCAACCAGCTTCGGCCCGAGCAAATTCCCTATACGGAAACCCTCGCCGCCTGGCTGCAGGCCGGCGCCTTCCGCGCCAACTTCGCCTTCTACCTCGACCAGCTCTCGCTCGTTATGATCCTGGTGGTGACGGGCGTGGGCTTCCTCATCCACGTCTATTCCGTCGGATACATGGCGGGTGACGGCGGCTATTACCGCTTCTTCAGCTATCTGAACCTCTTCCTGTTCTTCATGCTTACGCTGGTGCTGGCAGACAACTATCTGTTCATGTTCGTCGGCTGGGAAGGCGTCGGCCTGGCGTCGTATCTGCTGATCGGTTTCTGGTTCCAGAAGGATTCAGCCGCCTCCGCGGGGAAGAAGGCGTTCATCGTCAACCGCATCGGCGACTTCGGATTCCTGCTGGGCATGTTCCTCATGGTGAAGACCTTTGGCTCACTCCAGTTCAACGAGGTCTTTCCCGCCGCCGCCCGTTTGGGCATCGAGACAGCCCCCGGCGTGCTTACCGCCATTGCGCTGCTCTTGATGATGGGCGCTTGCGGCAAGTCGGCGCAGTTACCGCTTTACGTCTGGCTGCCGGACGCGATGGAAGGTCCTACGCCGGTCTCTGCGCTCATCCACGCCGCCACCATGGTCACCGCGGGCGTCTACATGGTGGCGCGTTCCAACGCCATCTTCAGCCGCTCGCCGGAAGCTCTGATGGTGGTGGCCATCGTCGGCTGCCTCACCGCACTCTTCGCCGCCACTATCGGCATGGCCCAGTTCGACATCAAACGTGTCCTGGCTTATTCCACTATCTCGCAACTCGGCTACATGTTCCTGGCTTGTGGCGTCGCAGCTTATTCCGCCGCCATCTTCCACTTGATGACCCACGCCTTTTTCAAGGCGCTGCTGTTCCTCGGGGCCGGAAGCGTCATCCACGCTCTTTCCGGCGAGCAGGACATGCGCCGGATGGGCGGCCTGCGCAGGCACGTTCCCTGGACCTTCGCCGTGATGACCGTGGCCACGCTCGCCATCGCCGGCGCGCCTTTCCTCAGCGGTTTCTTCTCCAAGGACGAGATCCTGTGGCGCGCCTACTCCAGCCCCTTCGGCAGTCCCATCCTCTGGGGCGTCGCGTTCTTCACCGCCGGCCTGACCTCTTTTTATATGTTCCGCCTGTGGTTCATGACCTTCTTCGGAGAGCTGCGCGCCACGCCGTCATCGCACGGTCATGATTCGCAGGTTGAACATGGCCACGGCATTCACGAGAGCCCCTGGGTCATGCTGGCCCCGCTCGTGGTGCTGGCGGTGCTCTCCGTGATCGGCGGATACGTCGGCGTGCCGCATGCGCTCGGCGGTCATAGCTATTTCGAGAAGTTCCTGGAACCGGTATTTTCAGCCGGCTTGCCTGAGATGCCCGGAGGGCACGGGGACGAAGTCACGCTCGAGCGCGGCTTGACGTTGCTCTCCGTGCTGGCCGGCGCCATCGGCTTCTTCCTCGCCTGGCTTCTCTACTGGAAAAGTCCCGGACTCCCGGGGCGAATCACGGCTTCTGTGGCCGCGCTCTATCGCGCCGTGGCTGGCAAGTACTATGTGGACGAAGGCTACGACGCCATGTTCGTTCGCCCCGTCGTGGAGGGCTCGACCAACGTCCTGTGGCGCGGCATCGATGTCGCCCTCATCGACGACTCCGTCAACGCCCTCGCCTCCGGAGCGCGCAGCGTTTCCGGAGCCTTTCGCCGCATGCAGTCCGGCAACCTGCGCTCCTACGCCGGATGGGTCGTGGGCGGCGCCGCGCTCATCCTCGTCTACATGGTCTGGTTGGGGGTGCGATGAGATACCTGCGGATCAGCGAGTACGCTCTACGGGACATCCCGGGGATGCCTTGCGTTCACAAACGGGATTCGGCTGAAGTCTTGGACGTTTTCCGTAATGATCTCACGCACACCGGCGTCCCGCATGGTCACCGCCAGAAACAAGTCGTACCACGTGGGACCGCTGATTCCGAGGGCGGAACCTTCGCGGATGGCACGGATCACGGTCCCCCGATTCGGGTAGATCTTTGCCAGACGCCTGGACCGATACAACAGGTCACCGATGCGCACAAGCTCGGAAGGAGGCAACGGCGGCGAGACGAATTTGGCGCGGCTCACCACCGCCGCGAACTCCACCAGGTTCTGTGGAGCGATGCAGTAGAGTCTCCGCTCACGCAGGCCGCGAGCCAACAACTCGGCCGCAATGGAATGCAACGGAGAGTGCCGGTACGCGGCATGAATCAGCACGTTGGAATCCAGCAGCGCCCGCATCATCGGCCCCGGCTATTCGTAGATGTCTTCGCGGCGGATTGGCCCCAGCACGGTGCCGTCAATCGCACCCAGCGGGTCGGCTGCTACCTTGCGCTTGCGACGCTCCCAGGGCTTCACTTCCTTGGTGAGCGCCTTGCGTTTCTCGTACTCCGCTTCGCCATAGACGCGCGACGGTTTTCCGTCTCGAATCACCAGCACCAGGCGGCCGCGCCCGATTGCGGCCGCGCGCTCCATGATCCGGTGAGCTACGCCGCGAGGCATGTGCTTCACTTCCTTCATACAATCTCCTTCCGGCATATGAAATATAATTCTTCATATATCGTTATGCGATGTCAACAATATTATTTTCCAGGGCCATTCGCGGCGAGCCGCCGGACTAGCTGACGATGAACTTCGACGCCCACATTTTGACGCTCGTCACGTTCGCCCCGCTCGCGGGCGCGCTGCTCCTTGCCCTGCTGCCGCGCCGCGACGAACTGCTTCGCCGGGCTTCCCTGCTCATCTCCCTGGTGACTTTTGTGCTCTCGCTCCATCTGCCGGCCAGCTTCGACGCCGCGCGTAAGGGCTTCCAGTTCGAAGTCGACCTCCCCTGGATCCCGAGCCCCAACATCCATTACCACCTCGGTGTGGATGGTATCTCGGTCTGGCTGGTTGTCCTCACCACGTTTCTCACGCCTCTGTGCGTGCTGGTCTCCTGGAAGTCGGTCTACGAGCGAGTGAAAGAGTTTTTCGTGCTGTTGCTCGTGCTCGAGACCGCCATGATCGGCGTCTTCCTGGCGCTCGACCTCTTCCTCTTTTATTTCTTCTGGGAAGCCGTCCTCATTCCCATGGCGCTGCTCATCGGCATGTACGGCCACGAGCGCCGGGTCTACGCCGCCGTGAAGTTTTTCCTGTACACCGCCGTGGCCTCGGTCTTCATGCTGGCTGCCATCATCTGGCTCTACGCGCAGACCGGCAGCTTCGACTACGCCACCATCCAGCAGGCCATCCACCGCGAGCAGATTCCCAACATCTGGACCGCGGCCGAGTGGCTTTTCCTCGGGTTCTTTGTAGCCTTCGCCGTGAAAGTCCCGCTCTTCCCTGTCCACACCTGGCTGCCGGACGCGCACGTGGAAGCGCCCACTGCCGGCTCCGTTCTGCTGGCCGGCGTCCTGCTCAAGATGGGCACCTACGGCCTGCTGCGCTTTAACGTCGGCCTGTTCCCGGCGCAGTCACGCGAGCACGCCGGTTGGATCGCCGCCCTGGCCATCATCGGCATCATTTACGGCGCGCTGGTCGCCATGGTGCAGCCCAACCTGAAAAAGCTGGTGGCCTACTCCTCGGTCAGCCACCTTGGCTTTGTGGTGCTCGGCATCTTCAGCTTCACCCAGGTGGGCGCCGACGGTGCCGTCTACCAGATGCTCAACCACGGCGTCTCGACCGGCGCTCTCTTCATGCTGGTGGGCATGCTCTACGAGCGCCGCCATACCTTCGAGATCCGGGAGTTCGGCGGCCTGGCCACGCCCATGCCCGCCTACGCCATGCTCTTCCTGGTAATCACTCTGTCTTCCATCGGGTTGCCGCTGCTCAACGGATTCATCGGCGAGTTCCTGGTGCTGCTCGGCGCTTTCCAGGCTGAGACCGCTTGGGGCGTGTTCGCCGCCACCGGAGTCATCTGGAGCGCCTGCTACATGCTCTGGATGTATCAGCGTGTCTTCTATGGTCAGGTCACCTCGGAGGTGAACCGCTCCCTTTCGGACCTCGACCTGCGTGAGCGCTTCTCTCTCTGGCCCCTGGCACTGGTGGCACTGGTCATGGGCGTCGCTCCGCTCTACTGGATGCGCGCCATCGATCCTGCCGTCCAGGCCGTGCTCGCTCCCCTGATGCCCGCGTTGTTGCAGGTGCTGACGCCATGATGCCGACCGCCGCCTTCGCCCTGTTCGAGAGCCCTGCCTTCTCGTTGGGCGCGTCGGACTACATCGCCATCCTGCCGGAACTGGCTCTGACTGTCTTTGGCGTCGCCGTGATGATGGCCGAGCCACTGCTGCCCGCCGGGCGCAGCCGCCGCCCCTTGGGCTTGCTGGCGCTGGTCGGCGCATTGCTCTCTCTGGTCGGCAGCGTCTACCAGTCGGCTTCGCCCGGGCCTGGCTTCTTCGGCATGGTCGAGGTGGATGCCTTCAGCGTGTTCTTCCACTTCCTCATTGCCGGCATCGCGACGCTCGTCATCCTCTCTTCGCTCGATTACCTCGAGACTGAGCAGATTCGCGCGGGCGAATTTTACGGGCTGGTGCTGCTGGGGGCCGTGGGCATGCAGTTGATGTCCTCGGCCATGGAACTGGTGCTCATTTTCATCGCGCTGGAGATTTCCTCCATCTCCACCTACATTCTGGCCGGCTTCCGGCGCCGCGTCGCCTCCAGCGCCGAGTCCTCGCTCAAGTATTTCCTGCTCGGCTCCTTCGCCACCGCCTTCTTCCTCTATGGCGTGGCGCTGATGTTCGGCGCTACCGGCTCCACCTACATCCCGGCCATCGCGGCTTCGCTGAAGGTCGAGCACGTGCCCACGCTTGCCTACGTTGCCGTGGCGCTCATGTTCGTGGGATTGGGATTCAAAGTCGCGTCGGCGCCCTTCCACATCTGGACGCCCGACGTCTACGAAGGCGCGCCCGCGCCGGTCGTGGCCTTCATGTCCACCGCGCCCAAGGCCGCGGCCTTCGCGGTGCTGGCTCGCATCCTGCTCACGACCGGTGCCCCGGGCTGGTTCTGGCTCATCTGGCTCTCCGCCGCCCTCACCATGACCATCGGCAACCTGGGCGCGCTGGTGCAGAACAACGTGAAGCGACTGCTCGGCTACTCCTCCATCGCTCACGCCGGCTATCTGCTGGTGGCGTTCGGCGCCGCCCCTGACCTCGGCGTCCGCGCCGTGCTCTTCTATACCGCCGCCTATGCCTTCATGAACGTAGGCGCCTTCGCCGTGGTCAGCCACCTGGCTGGCGCCGGCGAGCGCTACGTCTCCGTCGACGACTATGCCGGACTCGGCCGGCGCTCGCCCGTTCTGGCTGCCGCCCTCACCCTATTCCTGCTCTCGCTCATCGGCATCCCGGCTACCGGGGGCTTCTTCGCCAAGTTCTACGTCTTCGCCGCCGCCCTCAAGGCGAATCTGGTGTGGCTCACCGTCATCGGCCTGGTGAACAGCGCCATCGCGGCCTACTACTACCTGCGGTTGATCGTGGTGATGTACATGCGCGACCCGCGCGAAGAAATGCCCGCTCTGACCATCCCGGCGCCGCTGGCCGCCGTCCTCACCCTCACGGCCGCCGCGACGCTCTACCTCGGCATCCTGCCCGGCCGCGTTCTGGACTTCGCCGCCCGTTCCGCCGCCGACATCCTGCGCTTCTGATTTTCGTTTTTGGGGTTTTGGCTGTTGGCTTATCGCTTATTGCTTGTCGCTTATCGCTAATGGCTGAGTGCTGAGCGGCGCTCCTTCAGCGAGCTATTCCACCGCCACGGCAATATCCCTTCTCTCAAACACCCACGACGCCGCCACCCAGAACACGACCGTCTGCACCACCGCAACGCCGAGTCCGCCCCACCCCGGGTTCCACGCTGGATCATAGGAGAAGCGCATCGCCGCCGCGCTCAGCGAATACACCGGGATGGCGTTGGCCCAGCCTGCTCCCAACAGGCGCTCCAGGGCCGCGGGCGCCGCGATCAGCAATGCCGTGGCCGCCGTCGCAGGCAGCGGGTCAAGGAAGGTGGCAAAGAACAGTGCGATCGCCGCCGCCACCGCGCACGTCATCACCAGCACGCTGGTCAGCAGGACGAATTGCCAGGCGGGAAAGTCCATCTTGCGGGTGATCCACAGCGCACTCAGCCCGATGGAAACGCAGTACGCCGCGCAGCACAGCAGCACGCCCAGGAGCATCCCCGCCAAGTATTGCCGGCGTTCGATCGCTTTCGAGAGCACGGCCAGGATCCGCCGGGAGCGCCGTTCATTGTGCACGCTGAATGCGGCCACGAACGTGGCGAAGGCTACCGCATACAACGCTTCTTGTCCGAGTAGGAAGACGAAGTCGTTCTGGATCAGTTCCTCTTCACCCCAGGTGAAGGCCAGCGCCACCACGCCCGACCACAACACCAGGAACAGCATCGGCCAGCGCTGCTCGCGCACCAGGTTTCCCGCAATGAGGAAGATAGGCACCACAGGTCTCAGGTCTCAGGTCTCAGGTCTCAGGTCTCAGGTTCAAGGTCATAGGTTCTTGGTTCTTAGTTCGTAGTTCAAAGTTCCTACTTGCCCTTCACTCTTCTCTCGTCAGTTCGACGAATATCTCCTCCAGCGTCTTCCGCACCGGATTCACGCTCACCACTTCGCCGCCCGCCGCCCACACTCGCTCGATCGCTTTCCGCTGCTCCTCTGCCGGGACGGAAAACGTCACCAGCCCGTCTCCTGCGGCCGTGCCACTGAACGCGACGACATCGATGCCTCGGGCCACGACCTCGCTCTCCGCGCGCGCTTCCAGCAGCTCGCGCACCGTGCCCGTCCTCCGCACTCTTCCCTGGTGCAGGATGGCCACCCGCGTCGAGATCAATTCGACCTCAGACAGCAGGTGCGAACTCAGAAACACGGTCTTCCCCGCGGCCTGTGCTGCCAGCAGCAGCTCCCGCACCGCGATGCGCGCCAGCGGATCGAGCGCCGCCGTCGGCTCATCCAGCAGCAGCAGTTCCGGATCATTCACCAGCGCCTGCGCCAGCCCCACGCGTTGCAGCATCCCGCGTGAAAAGCGCCCCACGTTGCGGTCCGCTTCCTCCGCCAGCCCCACGGCCTCCAACGCCTCACGCGCCCTCCGCTGCAACCCGGGATCGCGCAATCCATTGAGCTTCCCGTAGAACCGCACCAGCTTTTCCGCCGGACGGTGATACAGCGCCACGTGCTCCGCCAAAAAGCCCACGCGCTTTCGCGTTGCCGCATCGCCGAATGGTCTTCCCAGCATTCGTCCCTCGCCTGCGGTCGGACGCATGAATCCCATCGCCAGGTGCATGGCGGTGGTCTTCCCTGCTCCATTCGGGCCGAGGAATCCGAAAATCTCGCCCTGCTCCACGCGCAGGGAGAAATCGTCCAGCGCACGCACAGACTTCCTCCCGAAAAAGCCCCGATACTCCTTCGTGACTCCCTCGAACTCCAGCGCCGCCGCCATCGCGCCTATTGTAGTCACCACCGCCCACCGCGCCCACCGGACACGCAGCGCTTTCGCAAACACAAAGGCCACCGACCGCTCCCGCGACCGGTGGCCGAACTTGTTCCGCTTCGCCTAGCTGACTTTGGCGAAGATGATGACCAGCGTATACAGCGCCAGCGACTCGATCAGCGCCAGTCCCAGGATCAGCGCCAACTGGATTCCCGGCCGTGCCGCCGGATTCCGCGCCAGCCCCTCGCAGGCTGCCGCCGTGGCCTTCGCCTGCGCCAGCCCGCACACTGCCGATGCGATGGCCATGGCGAACCCGGACGTGATGGCCACCCAGTTGGCCGTTCCCATGCCGCCGCCCGCGCCTCCTGCTTCCTGCGCGAACGCCGGCGTCGCCAACGTCACCAACGCCAGCCCGATGAACACATACATCAGTTTCCTCATGTTGCTTCTCCTTCCGATGAATTGCCGCCAGTGGGTGGTTGGCGCCATCCTCGTGCAGACGCCCTCACGCTCGCGGCCAACAAGCCGGTATGAATGCGATCAGTGCTCTTCGGCGACGGCGCCCGCCAGGTACACCGTCGTCAGCAGGACGAAAATGAACGACTGCAGGAACGACACGCCTACGTGCAGCATGTTGAACACCACCGGGATGCCCACCGGCACCAGCGAGAAGAACACCAGCGTCACCATGTCGCCTGCAAAGATGTTCGCGAACAAGCGGATGGTCAGCGACAGCATCCTCGCCAGGTGGCTGATGATCTCAATCGGCACCATCAACGGCGCCAGCATCGGCATCGGTCCCGCAAAGTGCGCCGCGTAGTGCAGCACGCCCTGCTTCCGGATCCCCTGCCAGTTGTAATAGACGAACGCGCACACGGCGCAGCCCAGAGGTACCGAAGGATTCGCGGTCGGCGACTCAAACCCCGGCACCAGCCCCAGCATGTTGCAGGTGAAGATGAACAGTCCCAGCGCCATCAGGAACGGCGTGAAGCGCTCGCTGTGATGTCCGATGATCTCCCGGCTCTGGTTCTGGATGAACCCGTGCACGGCCTCGATCAAATGCTGCCATCCGCCCGGAGTCTCCACCGAGAGCCGTGCGCGCAGAAACGCGAAGAACAGGATCAGCACGCCCGCCACCAGGAATTGCATCGCCATCCAGTTCGGGATGGGATGCGCCGGGTCGTGCGCATGCACGCCCACTTGCTCCATCACGGCCAGGGCCACGCCGCCAAACAGCTTGTTCATCAGGGCCGTGAAGGGAAGCTCGGCCGAGAAAGCGATCAGTGCCATGCAGATTTCGGGGACATCGCCTCAGATTCCGCGGCGCAGCGCCACCCAGGCTTCATAAGCGGCCTCGCACGCGATCGCGCCCACCGGCAGGAACAACCCCGCCAGAAGACCGTAAACGCTGGGCGCCGAACTTTTCACTATAACATACGCGCCCACGGCCAACAGGACGTAGCGCAGCAGGAAGCGCAGCACCACGCCCCGCGCCGGCTCCGCTCTTCCCGACCCGGTAATGCGGTCGGCCACGGCGCTCACCGTGCGCTTCAGCCAATGGAAATTCACCAGCGCGATGGCGCATCCCGCGGCCAGCCCTAAAGCGAACGCTGTGCCCTTCCACAGCCAGCCGAGCGGTACGAACACGACCGCCAGCACCAGCATGAAGCGCACAATCCGCGGATACGCCGCTGCATAGAAGGCATCGGCCGACGGCTGCTCCGTTGCCACTCCCTCACCTTCGGTCATCCGGCGTGCTCACGGTCCGTATCAGCTCGATGAATCCCGCCGCGATCCCCAGCAACAG
This portion of the Terriglobales bacterium genome encodes:
- a CDS encoding type II toxin-antitoxin system VapC family toxin, with amino-acid sequence MMRALLDSNVLIHAAYRHSPLHSIAAELLARGLRERRLYCIAPQNLVEFAAVVSRAKFVSPPLPPSELVRIGDLLYRSRRLAKIYPNRGTVIRAIREGSALGISGPTWYDLFLAVTMRDAGVREIITENVQDFSRIPFVNARHPRDVP
- a CDS encoding ABC transporter ATP-binding protein; amino-acid sequence: MAAALEFEGVTKEYRGFFGRKSVRALDDFSLRVEQGEIFGFLGPNGAGKTTAMHLAMGFMRPTAGEGRMLGRPFGDAATRKRVGFLAEHVALYHRPAEKLVRFYGKLNGLRDPGLQRRAREALEAVGLAEEADRNVGRFSRGMLQRVGLAQALVNDPELLLLDEPTAALDPLARIAVRELLLAAQAAGKTVFLSSHLLSEVELISTRVAILHQGRVRRTGTVRELLEARAESEVVARGIDVVAFSGTAAGDGLVTFSVPAEEQRKAIERVWAAGGEVVSVNPVRKTLEEIFVELTREE
- a CDS encoding ATP synthase F0 subunit C yields the protein MRKLMYVFIGLALVTLATPAFAQEAGGAGGGMGTANWVAITSGFAMAIASAVCGLAQAKATAAACEGLARNPAARPGIQLALILGLALIESLALYTLVIIFAKVS
- the atpB gene encoding F0F1 ATP synthase subunit A, with protein sequence MALIAFSAELPFTALMNKLFGGVALAVMEQVGVHAHDPAHPIPNWMAMQFLVAGVLILFFAFLRARLSVETPGGWQHLIEAVHGFIQNQSREIIGHHSERFTPFLMALGLFIFTCNMLGLVPGFESPTANPSVPLGCAVCAFVYYNWQGIRKQGVLHYAAHFAGPMPMLAPLMVPIEIISHLARMLSLTIRLFANIFAGDMVTLVFFSLVPVGIPVVFNMLHVGVSFLQSFIFVLLTTVYLAGAVAEEH
- the nuoK gene encoding NADH-quinone oxidoreductase subunit NuoK, with amino-acid sequence MVPISWYLVLSAILFGLGAAGFLLKRNIITLFMSIELMLNAVNLSFVAFATQWKALSGHVFVFFVMVVAAAEAAVGLAIIIAVFRTRQTLNADRVNLLKL
- a CDS encoding NADH-quinone oxidoreductase subunit N, yielding MMPTAAFALFESPAFSLGASDYIAILPELALTVFGVAVMMAEPLLPAGRSRRPLGLLALVGALLSLVGSVYQSASPGPGFFGMVEVDAFSVFFHFLIAGIATLVILSSLDYLETEQIRAGEFYGLVLLGAVGMQLMSSAMELVLIFIALEISSISTYILAGFRRRVASSAESSLKYFLLGSFATAFFLYGVALMFGATGSTYIPAIAASLKVEHVPTLAYVAVALMFVGLGFKVASAPFHIWTPDVYEGAPAPVVAFMSTAPKAAAFAVLARILLTTGAPGWFWLIWLSAALTMTIGNLGALVQNNVKRLLGYSSIAHAGYLLVAFGAAPDLGVRAVLFYTAAYAFMNVGAFAVVSHLAGAGERYVSVDDYAGLGRRSPVLAAALTLFLLSLIGIPATGGFFAKFYVFAAALKANLVWLTVIGLVNSAIAAYYYLRLIVVMYMRDPREEMPALTIPAPLAAVLTLTAAATLYLGILPGRVLDFAARSAADILRF
- a CDS encoding NADH-quinone oxidoreductase subunit J, giving the protein MLHQALFLIFALIAVAGAINLLAQRHPINSALSLIVVMVSLSVLYLMLGAEFVAAVQVIVYAGAIMVLFVFTIMLLNAGEEERTDGSRVAARFGYPAAALFVVLLAWVVTRHGHSLPVRLGEFLGSTQDVARLLFRDFLLPFEVTSVLILVAIMGAVVLARREP
- the nuoL gene encoding NADH-quinone oxidoreductase subunit L → MNLWLIPLLPLAGALINGLFGRRFSGRTVTAVALAASGASFAWSLRVAGAFNQLRPEQIPYTETLAAWLQAGAFRANFAFYLDQLSLVMILVVTGVGFLIHVYSVGYMAGDGGYYRFFSYLNLFLFFMLTLVLADNYLFMFVGWEGVGLASYLLIGFWFQKDSAASAGKKAFIVNRIGDFGFLLGMFLMVKTFGSLQFNEVFPAAARLGIETAPGVLTAIALLLMMGACGKSAQLPLYVWLPDAMEGPTPVSALIHAATMVTAGVYMVARSNAIFSRSPEALMVVAIVGCLTALFAATIGMAQFDIKRVLAYSTISQLGYMFLACGVAAYSAAIFHLMTHAFFKALLFLGAGSVIHALSGEQDMRRMGGLRRHVPWTFAVMTVATLAIAGAPFLSGFFSKDEILWRAYSSPFGSPILWGVAFFTAGLTSFYMFRLWFMTFFGELRATPSSHGHDSQVEHGHGIHESPWVMLAPLVVLAVLSVIGGYVGVPHALGGHSYFEKFLEPVFSAGLPEMPGGHGDEVTLERGLTLLSVLAGAIGFFLAWLLYWKSPGLPGRITASVAALYRAVAGKYYVDEGYDAMFVRPVVEGSTNVLWRGIDVALIDDSVNALASGARSVSGAFRRMQSGNLRSYAGWVVGGAALILVYMVWLGVR
- a CDS encoding ATP synthase subunit I, producing the protein MATEQPSADAFYAAAYPRIVRFMLVLAVVFVPLGWLWKGTAFALGLAAGCAIALVNFHWLKRTVSAVADRITGSGRAEPARGVVLRFLLRYVLLAVGAYVIVKSSAPSVYGLLAGLFLPVGAIACEAAYEAWVALRRGI
- the nuoH gene encoding NADH-quinone oxidoreductase subunit NuoH; translation: MDWKTYIALSLGKTVIFFVILLTAVAYTVLLERKLVARIQNRWGPTRVGPFGLLQPLADGLKFIFKEDLIPANVYKPLYVLAPMLSLTVALMAIAVIPVGERVRLPRLGIETPLQITDVNIGLLFLLGVTSVGVYGVALAGWSSNSKYSLLGSLRASAQMISYELSLGLSLVGVLILSGTLSLREIVDAQAGTWFGFLPRWNIFPQALGFFIYLTAAFAETNRIPFDLPESETELVAGYHTEYSAMKFAMFFMAEYINMFTVSCVATLLFFGGWHGPVFGPPALQAVLPLLWFVVKVFFFIFLYIWIRGTLPRFRYDQLMAFGWKVLLPLALFNVMATGLIVAWRG
- a CDS encoding NADH-quinone oxidoreductase subunit M, which gives rise to MNFDAHILTLVTFAPLAGALLLALLPRRDELLRRASLLISLVTFVLSLHLPASFDAARKGFQFEVDLPWIPSPNIHYHLGVDGISVWLVVLTTFLTPLCVLVSWKSVYERVKEFFVLLLVLETAMIGVFLALDLFLFYFFWEAVLIPMALLIGMYGHERRVYAAVKFFLYTAVASVFMLAAIIWLYAQTGSFDYATIQQAIHREQIPNIWTAAEWLFLGFFVAFAVKVPLFPVHTWLPDAHVEAPTAGSVLLAGVLLKMGTYGLLRFNVGLFPAQSREHAGWIAALAIIGIIYGALVAMVQPNLKKLVAYSSVSHLGFVVLGIFSFTQVGADGAVYQMLNHGVSTGALFMLVGMLYERRHTFEIREFGGLATPMPAYAMLFLVITLSSIGLPLLNGFIGEFLVLLGAFQAETAWGVFAATGVIWSACYMLWMYQRVFYGQVTSEVNRSLSDLDLRERFSLWPLALVALVMGVAPLYWMRAIDPAVQAVLAPLMPALLQVLTP